A single genomic interval of Deltaproteobacteria bacterium harbors:
- a CDS encoding antibiotic biosynthesis monooxygenase, with amino-acid sequence MFLAMNHFRVAPDRCADFERAWRERDSYLDDVPGFVSFHLLRGDEEDGAVWYASHTVWRDAASFRAWVDSDAFRKAHAQGKLTGILTGPPQLRCWTSVLG; translated from the coding sequence ATGTTCCTCGCGATGAACCACTTCCGCGTCGCGCCGGATCGGTGCGCCGACTTCGAGCGCGCGTGGCGCGAGCGCGACAGCTACCTGGACGACGTTCCCGGCTTCGTGAGCTTCCACCTGCTGCGCGGTGACGAGGAAGATGGCGCAGTGTGGTACGCGTCGCACACCGTGTGGCGAGACGCCGCGTCGTTCCGCGCGTGGGTCGACAGCGACGCATTCCGCAAGGCGCACGCCCAGGGCAAACTGACCGGCATCCTCACGGGTCCGCCGCAACTGCGCTGCTGGACCTCCGTGCTCGGCTGA
- a CDS encoding FHA domain-containing protein: MFKLVIQDDEGKTTVVPLIRDEITIGRKEGNTIRLTERNVSRRHARIHRINGTITIEDLNSYNGILVNGSRIQGRVPLKESDRIQIGDYLIELKSERADQPGPAARGSATAPMERVDPHAVTPVPEPVDAVHSDAATRPVAASAAQPAPVAVADAPTAAARSEAAQEALPFGDTDPAVATVAAPVARLVVLSSNFAGQEFPLDKPAVVIGRTDDNDIVINHRSISRHHAKIVQEQGRYAIVDLQSSNGVRVNGEDYGKVELRRGDVIDLGHVRLRFVEAGEDFVLGRDAEIVDLTAETAKGGRGWLWAALAILVVGGGAAVFALGGGKSATPPAGGANSAAAGRDVRPAVPAPKQGQSAGNGAAAANAIATNAPADAAGGGGVADHLATARRALEDERWADMQAAALEALTLDPNNAEARRLKAQAERELRNEMRYTDFQTAAAKRAYAAAKSAFAAIDRDSVYRLRAQPELDALRDQYIAELRREAATHTAARDCRAITRMAIEAGKLWVEARSALDEAAAACRKQAAVAIERPKPRKPPERKPPERKPPERKPPEPVRKPPPVNASPDELADAASEAAKKHNYGRANKLCEDALEIQPTHPRARLICTIAACRMSNEKRARRHYARLSEAAKRSVKQLCAQQGIQLD; the protein is encoded by the coding sequence ATGTTCAAGCTGGTCATCCAGGATGACGAGGGGAAAACGACGGTCGTTCCCCTGATCCGCGACGAGATCACGATCGGTCGCAAAGAGGGCAACACGATCCGTCTCACCGAGCGGAATGTGTCTCGCCGTCACGCGCGCATCCACCGCATCAACGGCACGATCACGATCGAGGATCTCAACAGCTACAACGGCATCCTGGTCAACGGGTCGCGCATCCAGGGGCGCGTGCCGCTCAAGGAGAGCGACCGCATTCAGATCGGCGACTATCTCATCGAACTCAAGAGCGAGCGGGCCGACCAACCCGGTCCGGCGGCGCGCGGCAGCGCCACGGCCCCGATGGAGCGGGTGGACCCGCACGCGGTCACGCCCGTTCCCGAGCCGGTCGACGCGGTGCACTCGGACGCGGCGACGCGCCCGGTCGCGGCCTCGGCCGCGCAGCCGGCCCCGGTCGCCGTTGCGGATGCACCCACCGCGGCGGCGCGGTCGGAGGCGGCCCAGGAGGCGCTCCCGTTCGGGGACACCGACCCCGCGGTCGCGACCGTCGCGGCCCCGGTCGCGCGGCTCGTGGTGTTGTCGAGCAACTTCGCGGGCCAGGAGTTTCCGCTCGACAAGCCCGCCGTCGTCATCGGCCGTACGGACGACAACGACATCGTGATCAATCACCGGTCGATCTCGCGGCATCATGCGAAGATCGTCCAGGAGCAGGGCCGGTACGCGATCGTCGACTTGCAGTCGTCCAACGGCGTGCGCGTCAACGGGGAGGACTACGGCAAGGTCGAATTGCGGCGCGGCGACGTGATCGATCTCGGCCACGTACGCTTGCGGTTCGTCGAGGCCGGCGAGGACTTCGTGCTCGGCCGCGACGCCGAGATCGTCGACCTGACCGCGGAAACGGCCAAGGGCGGTCGCGGGTGGCTGTGGGCGGCGCTCGCCATCCTCGTCGTCGGCGGGGGGGCGGCGGTATTCGCGCTGGGAGGCGGCAAGTCGGCCACGCCGCCCGCTGGCGGCGCGAATTCCGCGGCGGCCGGGCGCGACGTGCGGCCCGCCGTCCCGGCTCCAAAGCAGGGGCAGTCTGCCGGCAACGGGGCGGCCGCGGCGAACGCGATCGCGACCAACGCGCCGGCCGACGCCGCCGGCGGCGGGGGCGTGGCCGATCATCTCGCCACCGCGCGCCGCGCGCTCGAGGACGAACGGTGGGCGGACATGCAGGCGGCCGCGCTCGAAGCGCTGACGCTCGACCCGAACAACGCCGAGGCACGCCGGCTGAAGGCGCAGGCCGAGCGCGAACTGCGCAACGAGATGCGCTACACGGACTTCCAGACGGCGGCGGCCAAGCGCGCGTACGCGGCGGCCAAGTCCGCGTTCGCCGCGATCGACCGCGATTCGGTCTACCGGCTGCGCGCGCAGCCGGAGCTGGATGCCCTGCGCGATCAGTACATCGCCGAACTGCGGCGCGAGGCCGCGACCCACACCGCAGCGCGCGACTGCCGGGCGATCACGCGCATGGCGATCGAGGCCGGCAAGCTGTGGGTCGAAGCGCGGAGCGCGCTCGACGAGGCCGCGGCCGCCTGCCGCAAGCAGGCCGCGGTCGCGATCGAGCGGCCCAAGCCGCGCAAGCCGCCCGAGCGCAAGCCGCCCGAGCGCAAGCCGCCCGAGCGCAAGCCGCCCGAGCCCGTGCGCAAGCCGCCGCCGGTGAACGCATCGCCCGACGAACTGGCGGATGCCGCGTCGGAGGCAGCCAAGAAGCACAACTACGGCCGCGCGAACAAACTGTGCGAGGACGCGCTCGAGATCCAGCCGACGCATCCGCGCGCGCGCCTGATCTGTACGATCGCCGCGTGCCGGATGAGCAACGAAAAGCGCGCACGCCGTCACTACGCTCGCCTCAGCGAGGCGGCGAAGCGGTCGGTCAAGCAGTTGTGCGCGCAACAGGGGATTCAGCTCGACTGA
- a CDS encoding M23 family metallopeptidase, translating into MRWRDVAVVAGLVAVAGAALAGGPPVDARIAAVDKTERILDDKIEARTAALRARVRALYKLTRPGTKVRLVDPAVRADVLRRRAAARRILHRDVEELAVLRRERDAVARARRRVVRERSEATGAPPPPRSLRRPVPGPIVTAFGRYRGRRTRTRLLSRGVQLATAAGAPVVAPHDGVVRYAGPVRGIDNAVVIERVDGLRSVVGKLAALDVRAGQRVTAGSPIGRAASNRVYVEVRIAAGAAGWPVDPGPLLSAR; encoded by the coding sequence GTGCGCTGGCGTGACGTCGCGGTCGTCGCCGGCCTGGTCGCGGTTGCGGGCGCTGCGCTGGCGGGCGGCCCGCCCGTCGACGCGCGCATCGCGGCGGTCGACAAGACCGAGCGCATCCTCGACGACAAGATCGAGGCGCGCACGGCCGCGCTGCGCGCCCGCGTGCGCGCGCTGTACAAGCTGACCCGGCCGGGGACGAAGGTGCGCCTGGTCGATCCGGCCGTGCGCGCCGACGTCCTGCGCCGCCGCGCCGCGGCCCGGCGCATCTTGCACCGCGACGTCGAGGAACTCGCGGTCCTGCGCCGCGAGCGCGATGCGGTCGCTCGCGCGCGCCGCCGCGTAGTCCGCGAGCGCTCCGAGGCGACTGGCGCGCCGCCGCCGCCGCGGTCGCTGCGGCGCCCCGTTCCCGGTCCAATCGTCACGGCGTTCGGGCGGTACCGCGGGCGGCGCACGCGGACGCGGCTGTTGTCCCGCGGCGTGCAGCTCGCGACGGCCGCGGGCGCGCCGGTCGTCGCGCCGCACGACGGCGTGGTCCGGTACGCCGGGCCGGTGCGCGGAATCGACAACGCGGTCGTGATCGAGCGGGTCGACGGGCTGCGCTCGGTGGTCGGCAAGCTCGCGGCGCTCGACGTGCGCGCGGGCCAGCGGGTGACGGCCGGCAGTCCGATCGGGCGTGCGGCCAGCAACCGCGTCTACGTCGAGGTCCGCATCGCCGCGGGGGCCGCCGGTTGGCCGGTGGATCCGGGCCCGCTGCTGTCGGCGCGGTAA